GTTCAGCTGCGCCTTCATTGCCAATGCGGCTTCCTTCGTGCTACCTATTTCCAACCCCGCCAACCTCGTCATCTACGGGGCGCATATTCCGCCGCTGCTGGTCTGGCTGCCGCACTACCTGCTGCCAGCGGCCGTATCCATCGTGGCCACGTACTTCATTTTGCTGCACACCCAAAAAGTAGAGCTGGGCCAGGATATTGCGCAAGACATTGAGCTGCCTACCCTTGAGCGGGGCGGGCAGGTGGCGCTGGCCGGCATTGGAGTCACGGCCGTGGCGCTGCTGGCAGCTTCCGCCCTCGACTCGCCGCTGGGCCTGCCTACTGCCATCACGGGTATACTCACGGCTATTATCGTACTTTTCAGCGCCCGCAAGAGCCCGGTCGAAATCGTGAAAAACGTCTCCTGGTCGGTGTTGCCGCTGGTGGCCGGGTTATTTGTATTAGTGGAAGCCCTCAACAAAACGGGCGTTACGCGCTGGCTCACCACGCTTCTCAACGCCGGGGCCGCGCAGTCGGCTGCCAAAACCACCTGGGTCAGTGGCGTAGGGATAGCGCTGCTTTGCAATGTGCTGAATAACTTACCCGCCGGCCTGATTGCCGGCAATGTGCTGCAAACGGCTCACGTGCCGGAACTAGTCAAAAGCGCCGTGCTAATTGGCATTGACCTCGGCCCCAATTTGTCCGTGACGGGTTCGCTAGCCACCATTCTCTGGCTAGTTGCCCTGCGGCGCGAAAACGTCACCGTCAGCACCTGGCAATTCCTCAAGCTCGGGGCGCTGGTGATGACCGTGCCGCTGCTGCTGGCAATCGGGTCCCTCTTTTTACTACCGCGCTAACTCGCCGCGCGCTTGTCAGTGAAGCTGCTTTAAACGCCGCGCTTCTCAACTTCCTAAATAGCTTTAGCATATAATGCTAGTTATTAGCTATTTATAACGCAAAAAGCGCCTGCCCCAAGTAAGAGGCAGGCGCTTTTCTAATCCAACAAATATTTCCGCTGGCGGAGCCGCAAACTACTTCGCTTTCTCCACGATACCGGCGAAAGCAGCGGGGTGGTTGAGCGCGAGGTCGGCGAGCACCTTGCGGTTGAGCTCGATACCAGCTTTTTTGAGGCCGCCCATTAGCTGCGAGTACGAGAGGCCGTGCTCACGGGCGCCAGCGTTAATGCGCTGAATCCAGAGGGCGCGGAACTCGCGCTTCTTCACCTTGCGGTCGCGGTAGGCATAGAGCAAGCCCTTTTCTACGGCGTTTTTCGCAACGGTCCACACATTTTTGCGCCGGCCATAGTAGCCTTTGGCAAGGCGCATTACTTTCTTGCGGCGGTGGCGCGAGGCCACGTGGTTTACACTCCTTGGCATAACCTAAGTTGTTTTTGGCAGCCGGCGCTCAGTAAATTACTGAAGCTTAAGCCGGAAGCCTGGTGATAGTTTAGATATTCAGCATCTGGTTCACCCGGTTCATGTCGGCCGAGCTAACGAGGCCGCTGTGGGTGAGGGCGCGCTTGCGCTTGGTGCTCTTCTTGGTCAGGATGTGCGACTTGAAGGCGTGCTTGCGCTTTACTTTGCCGGTGCCGGTCAGCTTAAAACGCTTTTTGGCACCCGACTTGGTTTTTACTTTGGGCATGGGTTGTGGTTGATTATTGATTGTTAGGTACTGACGCTGAACGAATTACTCATTCGGCAGCGGCAGCCATCAACAAACGGGGTGAAGCTATTCGGTCGCGGCGGGCTCCTGGGTCGGCTTGGCCTCTTTAGGAGCTTTCACAGCTTTATCTTTCTCAACGGGCGCGGGTTTGGGCGCGGCCTTAACCACTACGGCGGCTTTCGGCGCCAGGTAGAGGAACATCCGCTTGCCTTCAAGCTTGGGCAGTTGCTCTACTTTGGCCAGGTCTTCGAGGGCCTGGGCAAACTTGAGCAGCAATATTTCGCCGCGCTCCTTGAAGACGATGCTGCGGCCCACGAAGTGCACGTAGGCCTTGATTTTAGCTCCTTCCTTCAAAAACTCTTGCGCGTGCTTGAGCTTGAAGTCAAAGTCGTGGTCGTCGGTATTGGGTCCGAAACGGATTTCCTTGAGGACAACCTTGGTTTGCTTGGCCTTCAGCTCGCGGGTTTTCTTCTTCTGCTCGTACTTGAATTTCGAGTAGTCGATGACGCGGCACACGGGCGGCACGGCCGTGGGCGAAATCTCCACCAAGTCCAGGTTCTGGTCCTGGGCCATCTTGCGGGCCTGGTCGGTGGGGTATACCCCCTGCTCGACGTTATCCCCCACGAGGCGAACCTCGCGAGCGGTGATTTTCTGATTGATTTTGAACGGCTCCTCCACCTGCTGGCGGGGCACGTACCGACGATTCGGGGTAGCTATGGCGAAAGTCCTCCTGCTAAAATGTGGCGGGGAAAGTTTTTAAGGCATGAACGAATGGCCCACGGGCCAAGCGTTCGGGGGGCAAATATCCGACTTTTTACTGGTAAATCAAAATGATACCAAAAAATAAGGCCTAGCCGAGGGTATCGACCGGGCCTTATTTTCAGTTAACTAAGTAATCACCTACCCCATTGCCTCCGCTATCTGGCTATTCACGCTCTTGATAAAGGCCTCGATGGGCATCGAGCCGATGTCGCCCTCACCGTGGCGGCGCACACTCACCAGGCCATCCTGGGCTTCTTTCTCACCCACAATCAGCAAGTAGGGCGTTTTGGCAATTTCCGCGTCCCGGATTTTGCGGCCGATGCGCTCGTCGCGGCCGTCTACGGTGCCGCGCAGGTCGGCGGCTTCCAGCTTGGCCCTTACCTCGTGGGCGTAGTCGGCAAACTTATCGGAAATGGGCAGCACAATAAACTGCTCGGGCGAGAGCCAGAGCGGGAAATTACCGGCCGTGTGCTCGATGAGTACGGCCACGAAGCGCTCCAACGAGCCGAACGGCGCGCGGTGAATCATCACCGGGCGGGCGCGGGTGTTTTCGGGCGTCACGTACTCGAGGTCGAAGCGCTCAGGCAGGTTGTAATCGACCTGAATGGTGCCGAGCTGCCAGCGGCGGCCCAGCGCGTCGCGCACCATAAAGTCGAGCTTGGGGCCATAGAAGGCCGCTTCGCCTAGCTCCGTCACGGTGGCTAGCCCCTTCTCAGCCGTCGATTCCTGGATGGCGGCTTCGGCCAGGGCCCAGTTTTCGTCGGTGCCGATGTACTTGGTCTTGTTTTCGGGGTCGCGCAGCGAAATCTGAGCCGTGAAATCACTAAAGCCCAGCGCCTTGAATACGTAGAGCACGAGGTCAATCACCTTCTGAAACTCCTCTTTCACCTGGTCGGGGCGGCAGAAGATGTGCGCATCATCCTGCGTGAAGCCGCGCACGCGGGTGAGGCCGTGCAGCTCGCCCGATTGCTCGTAGCGGTACACGGTGCCGAACTCGGCCAGGCGCACCGGCAGGTCGCGGTAGCTGCGGGGCTTGGTGCGGTAGATTTCGCAGTGGTGCGGGCAGTTCATCGGCTTGAGGAAAAACTCCTCGCCGGGGTTGGGCGTCTTGATGGGCTGGAACGAGTCGGCGCCGTACTTCTCGTAGTGGCCGCTGGTCACGTACAACTCCTTCGCACCGATGTGGGGCGTCACAACCGGCTGGTAGCCAGCCTTTACCTGGGCTTTGCGCAGAAACTGCTCTAAGCGCTCGCGCAGGGTCGTGCCCTTGGGCAGCCACAGCGGCAGGCCGGCGCCCACCTTCTCCGAAAAAGCGAACAGCTCCAATTCCTTGCCCAGCTTGCGGTGGTCGCGGCGCTTGGCTTCCTCCAGCTTTTCGAGGTACTCGGTGAGGTCCTTGGCCTTGGGAAAGGTGATGCCGTAGAGGCGCGTGAGCTGCTTATTTTTCTCGTCGCCGCGCCAGTAGGCGCCGGCCACGTTCATGATTTTGGCAGCCTTGATGGGGCTGGTATCAGGGATGTGTGGCCCGCGGCAAAGGTCCGTAAAATTGCCCTGCGAGTAGAACGTAATCTGGCCATCTTGGAGGCCGTCAATCAGCTCCAGCTTGTAGGGGTCCTGCTTTTCGGTGAAGTAGGCAATGGCTTCGGCCTTGGGCACGTCGCGGCGCTCAAACTTGCTTTTATGCTTGGCCAACTCGAGCATTTTCTTCTCAATGACCGGGAAGTCGTCGCTCGAAATAGCGCGGCCTTCGCCGAGGTCTACGTCATAATAGAAGCCGTTTTCGATGGCCGGGCCGATGGCCAGCTTCACGCCGGGATACAGCGCTTCGAGGGCTTCGGCCATGAGGTGGGCCGAGGAGTGCCAATAGGCCTGCTTGCCGCCGGCATCGTTCCAGGTCAGGATTTCGAGGGTCGCATCCTCGGTGAGGGAGCGGTGCAGGTCGCGGATTTCACCGTTTACTTTCACGGCTAACGCATTGCGGGCGAGGCCTTCGCTGATGCTGGCGGCGAGGTCGTAGCCCGTCGAGCCGGCTTCGACCTGGCGGACGGAGCCGTCGGGGAGGGTAATGTGGAGCATAAACTACTGCCTGCGGTGGGCGCAAAGCAGGCGCAAGTTACACCTGCGAGCGCTAGGAGTGCCTCCCTACGATACCTAAGCCTCTTGCTTGCCGGGCAGGGGCTAGCGCATAGGCAGCGGACTCAGCGGCTCTATTGGCCGGGGGCGCGCACTGGGCGCCCGGTGGTAGTAAGTACGCGGCGTGGTGCGCAGGCTATCGGGCAGGGAGGCCTGCACCAGCTCATTGGTTTTCCAGACTTTAAAGGTCCAGTGCTGATTACTAGGGTTTTCGAGCACCAGCATGCGGTACTGGCGCAGAGCTTCGGGCAGGCGGTGCTGGCCTTCGAGGGCCTCGGCCAGCAGGGCGCGGGCGCCGGGCAGGCGCGGGTTGCGGCGCAGCGCCCGCTGCAGGTGCGGAATAATAGCGGCCGGCCGCTGGCCGTGCGCGCTGGCCGCCAGGGCTAGCCGGTAGTCGGCCCGGTACTGGGTGGTGTCGAAAACCAGCGCACGGCGATAATAAAACAAGGCGCTGTCGGGGCGGCCCTGCAATTCGAGCTGGCGGCCGTAGTCGTAGTGCAGCGCGCCCGAAGTAGAGTCGAGGCGCAGGCCCTGGGTGGCATAGGTGGCGGCTTCCTCGGGCACGCGGTAGGCATTGAGCAGGAAGGCCAGCTGGTGCAGAATCTCGGGCTGGTGCGGGTCGCGGGCGCGGGCCGCCTGTAGGTAGTCAAAGGCCTGGACCGTATCGGCGGTGGCGGCGTAGGCTAGGCCTTTGTAGAAAAGCGCGGCGGGCTGGTCGGGGTCGAGGCGCAGGGTGCGGTCGAGGCTAGCCAGGGCCGCCCCGTAGTGGCGGGCGGCGAGGTGCGTTTCGCCTTCCAGCAGCGGCAGCTCGGGCGAGTTGAAGCCGGCGTCGGCGGCGCGGCGGGCGGCGGCCAGGGCCTCATTCAGGTGGCCCAGGGCGCGCAGGGCGCGGGCCTGCAAAAAGTAGAGGTCGCCATCCTGGTCATCGACCTGCAAGGCCGTTTCGACGTCGTGCAAGGCCGCCACGGGCTGCCCGGCGGCCAGGCGCAGGCTGGCACGGCGGGCCAGCAGGCCGGTAT
The genomic region above belongs to Hymenobacter sp. BRD128 and contains:
- a CDS encoding arsenic transporter, with the translated sequence MHTSISIIWAISALSIALVIIRPFQVPEYVWAVSGAVLLLLFRLLTPAEGLAGVARGLDVYLFLTGMMLLAETAREEKLFDWLAAHATQLAKGSAPRLFLLVYLVGVLVTTFLSNDATAVVLTPAVASAVRAARVKNPLPYLFSCAFIANAASFVLPISNPANLVIYGAHIPPLLVWLPHYLLPAAVSIVATYFILLHTQKVELGQDIAQDIELPTLERGGQVALAGIGVTAVALLAASALDSPLGLPTAITGILTAIIVLFSARKSPVEIVKNVSWSVLPLVAGLFVLVEALNKTGVTRWLTTLLNAGAAQSAAKTTWVSGVGIALLCNVLNNLPAGLIAGNVLQTAHVPELVKSAVLIGIDLGPNLSVTGSLATILWLVALRRENVTVSTWQFLKLGALVMTVPLLLAIGSLFLLPR
- the rplT gene encoding 50S ribosomal protein L20, with protein sequence MPRSVNHVASRHRRKKVMRLAKGYYGRRKNVWTVAKNAVEKGLLYAYRDRKVKKREFRALWIQRINAGAREHGLSYSQLMGGLKKAGIELNRKVLADLALNHPAAFAGIVEKAK
- the rpmI gene encoding 50S ribosomal protein L35; protein product: MPKVKTKSGAKKRFKLTGTGKVKRKHAFKSHILTKKSTKRKRALTHSGLVSSADMNRVNQMLNI
- the thrS gene encoding threonine--tRNA ligase — its product is MLHITLPDGSVRQVEAGSTGYDLAASISEGLARNALAVKVNGEIRDLHRSLTEDATLEILTWNDAGGKQAYWHSSAHLMAEALEALYPGVKLAIGPAIENGFYYDVDLGEGRAISSDDFPVIEKKMLELAKHKSKFERRDVPKAEAIAYFTEKQDPYKLELIDGLQDGQITFYSQGNFTDLCRGPHIPDTSPIKAAKIMNVAGAYWRGDEKNKQLTRLYGITFPKAKDLTEYLEKLEEAKRRDHRKLGKELELFAFSEKVGAGLPLWLPKGTTLRERLEQFLRKAQVKAGYQPVVTPHIGAKELYVTSGHYEKYGADSFQPIKTPNPGEEFFLKPMNCPHHCEIYRTKPRSYRDLPVRLAEFGTVYRYEQSGELHGLTRVRGFTQDDAHIFCRPDQVKEEFQKVIDLVLYVFKALGFSDFTAQISLRDPENKTKYIGTDENWALAEAAIQESTAEKGLATVTELGEAAFYGPKLDFMVRDALGRRWQLGTIQVDYNLPERFDLEYVTPENTRARPVMIHRAPFGSLERFVAVLIEHTAGNFPLWLSPEQFIVLPISDKFADYAHEVRAKLEAADLRGTVDGRDERIGRKIRDAEIAKTPYLLIVGEKEAQDGLVSVRRHGEGDIGSMPIEAFIKSVNSQIAEAMG
- a CDS encoding lipopolysaccharide assembly protein LapB; its protein translation is MALLLAACHSTPTERPDTLVNLATVRTGPRVQADELDGAIRQQPDNTGLLARRASLRLAAGQPVAALHDVETALQVDDQDGDLYFLQARALRALGHLNEALAAARRAADAGFNSPELPLLEGETHLAARHYGAALASLDRTLRLDPDQPAALFYKGLAYAATADTVQAFDYLQAARARDPHQPEILHQLAFLLNAYRVPEEAATYATQGLRLDSTSGALHYDYGRQLELQGRPDSALFYYRRALVFDTTQYRADYRLALAASAHGQRPAAIIPHLQRALRRNPRLPGARALLAEALEGQHRLPEALRQYRMLVLENPSNQHWTFKVWKTNELVQASLPDSLRTTPRTYYHRAPSARPRPIEPLSPLPMR